One window of the Selenomonadales bacterium genome contains the following:
- a CDS encoding Asp23/Gls24 family envelope stress response protein has product MTVRRKEGGNIVSQIVLTEYGKIVITAEAIATVAGVAALECYGLVGMCSRSRIRDGFIELLGKENLSRGVEVHISGNRVVIDLYIIVGYGTKISEVATNIMEKVRYVVETLVDLTVEQVNVNVQGVRVNEKY; this is encoded by the coding sequence ATGACTGTACGCAGGAAAGAAGGAGGAAACATAGTGAGTCAGATTGTGCTGACAGAATATGGCAAGATAGTCATTACTGCAGAAGCTATTGCTACAGTAGCCGGCGTAGCTGCTTTAGAATGCTATGGCCTAGTAGGTATGTGCTCGCGCAGCCGCATTCGCGACGGCTTTATTGAGCTGTTGGGCAAGGAGAATTTATCTCGCGGCGTAGAAGTGCATATCAGCGGGAACCGCGTGGTTATTGACCTGTACATTATTGTCGGGTACGGCACCAAGATTTCCGAAGTTGCGACAAACATCATGGAGAAAGTAAGGTACGTAGTCGAAACGCTAGTCGACTTGACGGTAGAGCAAGTCAATGTCAATGTGCAAGGCGTGCGCGTAAACGAGAAGTACTAG
- a CDS encoding 50S ribosomal protein L28: MHTCQVCNKRKSSGNKLNYKGTQLTKRTKRTRFPNIQRVRVIAEGKPTRLNVCTTCLKSNKVTRAV; this comes from the coding sequence ATGCATACGTGTCAGGTCTGCAACAAACGTAAGTCTTCCGGAAACAAACTAAACTACAAGGGAACTCAGTTGACTAAACGCACCAAGCGTACTCGCTTCCCAAACATCCAACGAGTGCGTGTTATTGCTGAAGGCAAGCCAACTAGGCTCAACGTGTGTACAACATGCCTCAAGTCTAACAAAGTCACTCGCGCCGTGTAA
- the rpe gene encoding ribulose-phosphate 3-epimerase, with product MIVLSPSLLAADLLFLCEELDSVASLGLSHVHVDVMDGNFVPNISYGVNMAHAVRRHGKLKFDCHLMVAEPEKHVEDFAAAGPELITVHYEATYHLHRLVYRIKELGIQAGVALNPATPVDVLKCIMPDLDAVLLMTVNPGFGGQKFIPSVLEKISAVRDFSLAQGKDITIQVDGGITLETGKLCLAHGATHLVAGVSFFGSPDRRAFAESMLAAHT from the coding sequence GTGATAGTGCTGTCACCCTCACTCTTGGCGGCAGACCTGCTGTTTCTCTGCGAAGAGCTAGACAGCGTGGCCTCTCTAGGCTTAAGCCATGTACATGTAGATGTTATGGACGGAAACTTCGTGCCAAACATCTCCTACGGTGTAAACATGGCTCACGCTGTCAGGCGACATGGGAAGCTTAAGTTTGACTGCCACCTGATGGTCGCCGAACCGGAAAAACACGTAGAAGACTTTGCCGCAGCCGGCCCCGAACTCATCACCGTGCACTATGAGGCGACGTACCATCTGCACCGTCTCGTCTATCGCATCAAGGAACTAGGCATACAGGCAGGCGTCGCCTTAAACCCGGCTACGCCCGTAGACGTGTTAAAGTGCATTATGCCCGACCTGGACGCAGTGCTGCTGATGACGGTAAATCCCGGGTTTGGCGGGCAGAAATTTATCCCTAGCGTTCTGGAAAAAATAAGCGCAGTACGTGACTTTTCCTTGGCGCAGGGGAAAGATATTACTATCCAGGTCGACGGAGGCATAACGCTAGAAACCGGCAAGCTGTGCCTCGCACACGGCGCGACCCACCTAGTGGCAGGCGTTTCTTTCTTCGGGAGCCCCGACCGACGCGCTTTTGCAGAGAGTATGCTTGCTGCACACACCTAG
- the rsgA gene encoding ribosome small subunit-dependent GTPase A, whose product MVGRVIRLLAGYYFVQTESALLRCRARGKLRLAEETPVVGDLVEVSALNESEGVVGRILPRRNLLERPLVANVSQVVVVAAMTSPEPNLILVDRVLVAAEVLGLKGVVFFNKTDLHQREELRGIYEKAGYRVILGSLTCAPAPSELLDVLRGQTSVLAGQSGVGKSSLVRLLCPELDLAVGEVSAKTRQGRHTTRHVELHYLAECEAFVADTPGFSRLDLPEGLTTYNLAEYFPEMHGAREHCRFGGDCRHRGEPGCAVQEKLLPSKAMAPERYKSYLALLEEVRQQERSRYK is encoded by the coding sequence TTGGTGGGACGGGTCATAAGACTCTTAGCCGGTTACTATTTCGTTCAGACAGAGTCTGCTTTGCTTAGGTGCCGTGCCCGCGGCAAGCTGCGCCTGGCAGAGGAGACGCCGGTTGTCGGTGATCTCGTGGAAGTGAGCGCACTTAACGAGAGCGAGGGCGTGGTCGGGCGCATCCTGCCGCGCCGTAACCTGTTGGAACGCCCCCTAGTCGCAAACGTATCGCAAGTAGTCGTAGTCGCGGCGATGACCTCGCCCGAGCCGAATCTCATCCTGGTAGACAGGGTTTTGGTAGCGGCAGAGGTGCTAGGGCTTAAAGGCGTAGTCTTCTTTAACAAGACGGATCTACACCAGCGCGAGGAACTCCGGGGTATCTACGAGAAGGCGGGTTACCGAGTGATTCTCGGGTCACTGACGTGTGCTCCTGCCCCAAGCGAGCTCTTAGATGTTCTACGCGGACAAACATCTGTCCTAGCCGGGCAGTCAGGCGTAGGCAAATCGAGCCTAGTGCGGCTCCTGTGTCCGGAGCTTGACCTAGCTGTAGGAGAAGTAAGCGCGAAGACGCGGCAAGGCAGGCACACTACGCGCCATGTCGAGCTGCACTACCTCGCGGAGTGCGAAGCTTTTGTAGCCGATACGCCGGGTTTTAGCCGCCTAGACTTACCCGAGGGGCTTACCACCTATAATCTGGCCGAGTACTTCCCGGAAATGCATGGCGCGCGCGAGCACTGCCGTTTCGGCGGTGATTGCAGGCACCGAGGTGAACCGGGCTGTGCCGTGCAGGAGAAGTTGTTGCCAAGCAAAGCGATGGCTCCGGAGAGATACAAGAGCTATTTGGCCCTCCTTGAAGAAGTCAGGCAACAGGAAAGGAGCCGATACAAGTGA
- a CDS encoding protein kinase → MNMTGKVLGGRYAVGERLGGGGTAFVYKGRDALLNRTVAIKVLNTQMTVDGDFVTKFRREAQAAASLSNPHIVAVYDVGQDQDAHFIVMEYVEGKTLKELIVDSGTLDSALAVDIALQIAEALRHAHQHGVIHRDIKPLNILMTRDGQAKVTDFGIARAITSSTLTQTGALMGSVHYLSPEQARGGYTNERSDIYALGVVMYEMLTGDVPFTGDNVFSIGLKHLQETPRPLREVSPHIDPRLEAVVMKCLRKEQDNRYQTAEALLDDLLAITTGRQRGRVEASSEFPAREEDSRRNSVGKQGKRKVSWLAVISAVMAVTMLATVAGLLYTFWPRPEVTVPEIVGKTLAEATALLREAGLNHTIKEAESNPDVPPNVVLRQNPVGGHTVRVGRTVEIVPSRGPELVKVPNIIGMTLLAAEIALTRDGFVLGEKTERTHETVPVEHIIEQNPRPGTLTERGERIDISVSLGPPVAEVPTPQLIGLTEQEVVARLREVGLSVRTPVTREFHAAVPYGRVIAQTPEAGERIPVGGEVSITVSRGRQVTTVVVIPADKLGEHTRIEVSVEDIEGMRVVYDRVHRRQDGEIRIPVSGIAPFRLIVRIDGRLDRDEIVGQGGI, encoded by the coding sequence ATGAACATGACCGGCAAGGTTTTGGGGGGACGCTACGCAGTAGGAGAGCGGTTAGGCGGTGGCGGAACAGCTTTTGTGTACAAGGGGCGTGATGCCCTGCTGAACCGCACCGTGGCTATTAAAGTTCTCAACACGCAAATGACCGTCGACGGCGACTTTGTGACTAAGTTCCGCCGCGAAGCACAGGCTGCCGCCAGTCTTTCAAACCCCCACATCGTCGCCGTCTATGATGTAGGGCAAGACCAAGATGCTCACTTTATCGTTATGGAGTACGTCGAGGGTAAGACGCTCAAAGAACTAATTGTCGACAGTGGCACTCTAGATAGCGCTCTGGCAGTCGATATCGCCCTGCAAATAGCGGAAGCGCTGCGACATGCTCATCAGCACGGCGTTATCCATAGAGACATAAAACCGCTGAACATCTTGATGACGCGAGACGGTCAGGCCAAGGTGACAGACTTCGGCATTGCTCGCGCCATTACGTCCTCCACTCTGACGCAAACGGGTGCGCTGATGGGTTCTGTGCATTATTTGTCTCCAGAGCAAGCGCGGGGCGGTTATACCAATGAACGCTCAGACATTTATGCGCTTGGCGTCGTAATGTATGAGATGCTTACGGGAGACGTACCCTTTACCGGCGATAACGTCTTCTCTATCGGGTTAAAGCACTTACAGGAAACCCCTCGACCTCTAAGGGAAGTTTCTCCGCACATCGACCCTAGACTCGAAGCGGTGGTAATGAAGTGCCTGCGCAAAGAGCAAGACAATAGATACCAGACGGCGGAAGCATTGCTAGATGACCTTTTGGCCATAACGACAGGACGCCAGCGCGGGAGGGTAGAAGCGTCAAGTGAGTTCCCAGCGCGCGAGGAAGATTCGAGGAGGAACAGTGTGGGGAAGCAGGGCAAGCGCAAAGTCTCATGGCTGGCAGTCATTTCTGCCGTGATGGCGGTGACGATGCTCGCGACGGTTGCCGGATTGCTCTACACCTTCTGGCCTCGTCCCGAGGTGACCGTGCCTGAAATTGTAGGAAAGACGCTCGCAGAAGCGACGGCGTTGCTGCGCGAGGCAGGTCTAAATCACACGATAAAAGAGGCCGAGTCTAACCCAGATGTTCCACCTAACGTCGTGTTGCGTCAGAATCCTGTGGGCGGTCACACGGTACGTGTCGGTCGCACGGTTGAGATAGTACCTAGCCGCGGCCCGGAACTTGTAAAAGTGCCCAACATAATCGGCATGACGCTGTTAGCCGCGGAGATTGCCCTCACGCGCGACGGATTTGTGCTCGGGGAGAAGACAGAACGCACGCACGAGACGGTGCCGGTGGAACACATTATTGAGCAAAACCCGCGTCCCGGCACTTTGACGGAGCGGGGCGAGCGCATCGACATCTCCGTCAGCCTAGGGCCGCCTGTAGCCGAAGTGCCTACTCCGCAGCTCATAGGCCTGACGGAACAAGAGGTTGTGGCTCGCCTGCGGGAGGTTGGCCTTTCTGTAAGAACCCCTGTCACACGGGAATTTCACGCGGCCGTTCCGTATGGACGGGTCATCGCTCAGACCCCGGAGGCCGGGGAACGCATTCCCGTAGGTGGGGAAGTGTCCATAACTGTAAGCCGCGGTCGACAAGTGACTACTGTAGTCGTTATTCCTGCTGATAAGTTAGGGGAGCACACGCGCATTGAGGTGAGTGTCGAAGATATCGAAGGCATGCGTGTCGTATATGACCGCGTGCACAGGCGCCAGGACGGGGAAATACGCATTCCGGTATCCGGTATCGCGCCTTTTAGGCTTATCGTGCGGATTGACGGGCGCCTCGACCGCGATGAGATAGTCGGGCAGGGGGGCATATAG
- a CDS encoding Stp1/IreP family PP2C-type Ser/Thr phosphatase, translated as MFRVVSETNRGKVRAENQDCVLSEEVTLAGREAVLCIVADGMGGHLAGDVASRMAVEELALHLRTRGGSLSPAEALEQGFAHANAAVYGAAMRHAEYAGMGTTLTAALMLPECSYICHVGDSRAYKFANGTLTRLTHDHSVVEELMRHGGISVRDARFHPQRHVLTRALGVSEELVTDCQGVSLEASDVLLLCSDGLTVVLADKEIEAVLRDSADCAVAIRHLMDAALSRGAPDNVTILLATSEGGV; from the coding sequence TTGTTTAGGGTAGTGTCGGAAACTAATCGCGGCAAAGTGCGGGCAGAAAACCAAGACTGCGTATTGAGCGAAGAGGTTACTCTAGCCGGGCGCGAGGCTGTTCTCTGCATTGTCGCCGACGGCATGGGAGGTCATTTGGCAGGCGATGTCGCCAGTCGTATGGCTGTGGAAGAGCTTGCGCTTCACCTGCGCACTAGGGGCGGCAGCTTAAGTCCGGCCGAGGCGCTAGAGCAGGGCTTTGCCCATGCCAATGCCGCAGTCTACGGAGCCGCCATGCGTCACGCAGAGTACGCGGGAATGGGCACCACCCTGACGGCCGCTTTAATGCTCCCTGAGTGTAGCTACATCTGTCACGTGGGAGATAGCCGCGCGTACAAGTTTGCGAACGGGACGCTGACGCGACTCACTCACGACCATTCCGTCGTGGAGGAGTTGATGCGCCATGGCGGTATCTCCGTCCGCGATGCGCGTTTTCATCCGCAGCGCCATGTCCTGACCCGTGCCTTGGGGGTTTCCGAGGAGCTAGTGACTGACTGTCAAGGCGTGTCCCTTGAAGCTTCGGATGTGTTGTTGTTGTGCTCCGACGGTTTGACCGTAGTGCTGGCGGATAAAGAAATCGAAGCCGTACTGCGCGATTCTGCCGACTGCGCCGTGGCTATTAGGCATCTAATGGACGCGGCACTCTCGCGCGGCGCCCCAGACAACGTGACTATTCTCTTGGCTACGAGCGAGGGCGGCGTATGA
- the rlmN gene encoding 23S rRNA (adenine(2503)-C(2))-methyltransferase RlmN — translation MALDFISMAPAEKAAWLTALGERQYRLQQIEEWVFKQGVLEYAQMSNLPKSLRDSLLAQSVPVLAAKVVAEKADGGTTKLLIELFDTQVVEAVIMRYRHGLTLCVSTQVGCKMGCLFCATAKGGFARNLTRYEMLSQLLLANAHLRAKGERITHLVLMGMGEPLDNYDESLAFIRIAVSSLCSISARRITVSTCGLVPAIERLAAEGLPLTLTVSLNAATDELRQSLMPVAQTYPVNVVLAAMHRYAEATKRRVTIEYVLIKGVNDQERHARDLVAKIRGGNFHVNLIPYNAVPNSALESPLPASVRRFQEILVREGIVVTVRRGLGSRVGGACGQLRGKLQK, via the coding sequence TTGGCTTTGGATTTCATTTCAATGGCCCCGGCCGAGAAGGCTGCCTGGCTCACAGCATTAGGAGAGCGTCAGTATCGTTTGCAGCAGATAGAGGAATGGGTGTTTAAGCAGGGCGTACTCGAATATGCACAGATGTCTAACCTGCCAAAGTCCCTGCGCGACTCGCTTTTAGCGCAAAGCGTCCCCGTGCTCGCAGCCAAAGTCGTCGCAGAGAAAGCAGATGGCGGTACGACCAAGCTTCTCATAGAGCTTTTTGACACACAGGTCGTCGAGGCAGTTATTATGCGCTACAGGCACGGTCTGACGCTGTGTGTATCCACGCAAGTTGGGTGCAAGATGGGGTGCTTATTCTGTGCCACGGCGAAAGGCGGCTTTGCGAGAAACCTGACGCGTTACGAGATGTTGTCGCAGCTGCTACTGGCTAACGCTCACCTTCGCGCCAAAGGGGAGCGCATCACCCACCTTGTCCTGATGGGGATGGGGGAACCGCTCGACAACTACGACGAAAGCCTTGCCTTTATCCGTATCGCCGTCAGCTCACTATGCTCCATAAGTGCCCGGCGCATCACGGTATCTACTTGTGGCTTGGTGCCGGCTATCGAGCGCTTGGCTGCCGAAGGGTTGCCGCTTACGCTCACCGTAAGCCTCAATGCCGCCACAGACGAACTTAGGCAATCGCTTATGCCGGTTGCTCAAACCTATCCCGTGAACGTCGTGCTGGCCGCGATGCACAGGTATGCAGAGGCGACAAAGCGCCGGGTGACAATCGAGTATGTCCTCATTAAGGGTGTTAACGACCAGGAACGTCACGCCCGGGACTTAGTTGCGAAAATTCGCGGCGGCAACTTTCACGTTAACCTCATCCCCTATAACGCGGTGCCAAACTCGGCTCTAGAGTCGCCCTTGCCCGCGTCCGTGCGGAGGTTTCAGGAAATATTGGTGCGTGAGGGCATTGTGGTCACCGTCCGTCGGGGCTTAGGGTCGCGGGTAGGAGGTGCCTGCGGGCAGTTGCGCGGAAAGCTACAAAAATAA
- the rsmB gene encoding 16S rRNA (cytosine(967)-C(5))-methyltransferase RsmB has protein sequence MAAEISASPRLFALKALIAVDESGAYTNLSLERFLSHSLSSADKALLVQLVYGTVSMQLAIDFQLNSLMRKPIDTLPAAIRNILRLGAYQIMYLAKIPPHAAVNEAVKLAHRFGHIGTARLVNAVLRRLAPADALIWPEKSEDCTHYLSVRYSHPPFLVARWVRQLGAEETEGLMRANNLPPRFSIRVNATRIGVHELSERLLERDFTVEAGQYVPEILYPSPTPSFADELFTGGYYSVQGEASAMCGHFLAPAPRERVVDLCAAPGGKTTHLAELMGDEGEIFAFDRNAKRLQLVVENATRLGLRSIRTIHREAHEALAVTGEVEKVLLDAPCSGLGVLRHKPDLRYRHSDDTIRQLAANQSEMLRSAAQLVARGGTLVYSVCTTEPEETTEVVGKFLALHGDFAEVKTLPRRLKLKREPRRGDGPGYHFWPHRDGMDGFYIAALRRAGI, from the coding sequence GTGGCCGCAGAGATTAGCGCTTCGCCTAGGCTCTTCGCACTCAAAGCACTTATCGCCGTCGACGAGAGCGGGGCCTACACAAATCTCAGTCTGGAGAGATTCTTAAGCCATTCCCTAAGCAGTGCCGACAAGGCACTGCTTGTTCAGCTGGTTTACGGAACGGTGAGCATGCAGTTAGCCATAGACTTTCAGCTGAACAGCCTGATGCGAAAACCTATTGACACGCTGCCGGCAGCCATCAGAAACATCCTTAGGCTAGGTGCCTATCAGATAATGTACCTCGCCAAAATACCACCGCATGCGGCTGTGAACGAAGCCGTAAAGCTGGCGCATCGCTTCGGTCATATCGGAACCGCGCGCTTGGTGAATGCCGTCTTGCGGCGCCTCGCACCTGCGGACGCGCTCATCTGGCCGGAAAAGTCCGAGGACTGTACGCATTATCTTTCCGTGCGCTATTCACATCCGCCGTTTCTCGTGGCACGGTGGGTGCGGCAGCTAGGGGCGGAGGAAACAGAAGGGTTGATGCGCGCAAATAACCTGCCGCCGCGCTTTAGCATCCGCGTAAATGCTACCCGCATCGGTGTGCATGAGCTCAGCGAGCGCCTGCTGGAGCGCGATTTTACGGTAGAAGCGGGGCAGTACGTGCCGGAAATCCTCTACCCCTCTCCTACGCCCTCGTTTGCGGACGAGCTGTTTACAGGAGGATATTACTCCGTGCAGGGCGAAGCGTCGGCGATGTGCGGGCACTTTTTGGCGCCCGCGCCGCGTGAGCGGGTGGTAGACTTGTGTGCCGCGCCGGGGGGCAAGACAACGCATCTTGCAGAGCTAATGGGTGATGAAGGGGAAATCTTTGCTTTTGACAGGAATGCCAAGCGTCTGCAACTGGTAGTTGAAAACGCGACACGGCTTGGACTCCGGTCTATCCGGACGATACACAGGGAGGCGCACGAAGCGCTTGCCGTTACCGGCGAGGTAGAGAAAGTGCTGTTAGACGCGCCGTGCTCGGGTCTTGGCGTGCTGCGGCATAAGCCGGACTTGCGCTATAGACATAGCGACGATACTATCAGGCAGCTTGCCGCCAACCAAAGCGAAATGCTCCGGTCTGCGGCGCAGTTAGTGGCCAGAGGCGGGACATTAGTGTATAGTGTCTGCACAACCGAGCCCGAGGAAACGACAGAGGTTGTAGGGAAGTTCTTGGCTCTGCACGGTGATTTTGCGGAAGTAAAGACGCTGCCGCGGCGACTTAAACTTAAGCGGGAGCCAAGGCGAGGGGATGGCCCCGGCTACCATTTTTGGCCACACCGCGACGGAATGGATGGATTCTATATTGCGGCCTTGCGGCGTGCAGGAATTTGA
- a CDS encoding zinc metallopeptidase has product MFIAGPGMGLILVAMVLAMLAQLKIKSAYQKYSAMRSRGGRTGAQVARELLRQAGLDDVAVEAVGGQLSDHYDPRTRRVRLSEHVYNGTSIAALGVAAHEASHAAQHAEGYAPLAMRTALLPVAGIGSNLAFPLFFAGFLFSMPALMDLGIIFFSAAVLFQFITLPVEFNASSRAVELLAAGGYVSREEEGPVRDMLRAAGYTYLAATAVSLAHLLRLMLLRGRRD; this is encoded by the coding sequence ATGTTTATTGCCGGACCAGGTATGGGGCTGATTCTTGTGGCTATGGTGTTAGCGATGTTGGCGCAGCTAAAGATTAAGAGTGCCTATCAGAAGTATAGCGCCATGCGCTCGCGCGGAGGACGGACCGGGGCCCAGGTAGCGCGCGAGCTGTTGCGACAGGCAGGCTTAGACGACGTGGCTGTCGAAGCCGTGGGTGGGCAGCTATCTGACCACTACGACCCGCGCACACGCCGTGTGCGGCTCTCAGAGCACGTGTACAACGGCACTTCCATTGCGGCGCTCGGAGTTGCCGCACACGAGGCAAGTCACGCTGCGCAACATGCCGAGGGCTACGCGCCGTTGGCCATGCGCACGGCGCTGCTGCCTGTGGCCGGCATTGGCTCGAATCTGGCCTTCCCCTTGTTCTTCGCCGGGTTCCTGTTTAGCATGCCGGCGTTAATGGACCTGGGAATCATTTTCTTCTCGGCCGCAGTGCTCTTTCAGTTTATCACCTTGCCGGTGGAGTTTAACGCCAGCAGTCGGGCTGTGGAGCTGTTAGCCGCAGGCGGCTACGTGTCGCGCGAGGAAGAAGGCCCCGTGCGCGATATGTTGCGCGCCGCAGGCTACACTTATCTCGCCGCCACCGCAGTTTCGCTGGCTCACCTGCTGCGTTTGATGCTACTCCGTGGCCGCAGAGATTAG
- the fmt gene encoding methionyl-tRNA formyltransferase: protein MKTVLRRIVFMGTPDFAVPALTALHSAGHAVVAVFTQPDRPAGRGRRLTPPPVKLAALELGLPVWQPASLGHPEVLDFLLGQALDVIVVAAYAKLLPPAVLAAPRFGCKNIHASLLPKYRGGAPVHWAIVNGEQETGVTIMQMARGLDTGDVIEQRAIPITREDTCGSVTEKLSLLGAELILRVLDLPDAGESKRVPQAHELKSFARTVRKQDGLINWAMESKQIDALVRGMQPWPGAYTQWRQETLGVLATRCSVKGPRLLPGEAVCREGSVWVGCQDGSIELLKVLPAGKKAMSALDFYRGYLSRNPETIFH, encoded by the coding sequence ATGAAGACGGTGCTTAGGCGCATTGTCTTTATGGGGACACCGGACTTCGCCGTGCCCGCGCTTACCGCCCTGCATAGTGCCGGACACGCTGTAGTAGCCGTTTTTACGCAACCTGACCGTCCTGCCGGCAGAGGCAGACGGTTGACGCCGCCCCCCGTCAAGTTAGCAGCGCTTGAACTAGGTCTACCCGTTTGGCAGCCTGCTTCGCTCGGCCATCCGGAAGTGCTAGACTTCTTGCTTGGTCAGGCACTTGACGTAATCGTGGTGGCTGCGTACGCTAAGCTCCTCCCACCGGCAGTATTGGCCGCGCCTCGGTTTGGCTGCAAGAACATCCATGCTTCTTTGTTGCCAAAATACCGCGGCGGAGCACCGGTGCACTGGGCAATCGTCAACGGCGAGCAGGAAACCGGTGTGACGATTATGCAAATGGCGCGGGGCCTAGACACGGGGGATGTTATCGAGCAGCGGGCCATCCCTATTACCAGAGAGGATACGTGCGGCAGTGTCACGGAAAAACTCTCGCTGCTTGGCGCAGAACTAATCTTGCGCGTGTTGGACTTGCCGGACGCAGGTGAATCAAAGCGCGTACCGCAGGCGCATGAGCTAAAATCCTTCGCCCGCACCGTGCGCAAACAAGATGGGCTGATTAACTGGGCGATGGAGTCTAAGCAGATTGATGCTTTGGTCCGCGGCATGCAGCCATGGCCGGGGGCATATACACAGTGGCGGCAAGAGACGCTCGGCGTACTGGCAACGCGTTGTTCGGTCAAAGGGCCGCGACTTCTGCCCGGGGAGGCGGTCTGCCGGGAAGGCAGCGTATGGGTAGGCTGTCAGGACGGCAGCATCGAACTACTAAAGGTGCTTCCCGCAGGCAAAAAAGCCATGTCGGCGTTAGACTTTTACCGCGGCTACCTCAGCCGTAACCCGGAGACTATATTTCACTAG
- the def gene encoding peptide deformylase, whose translation MAIRTVREHGDEILRERARPVKRLDDWLLRLVEDMFETMYHYNGIGLAAPQVGVPKRVIVMDVDGIKLALINPEIIASEGASVDLEGCLSVPGASGIVSRSAKVVVRGLNLDGTVREIEATALPARCLQHEIDHLDGVLFIDKAINVEVEDDEDGA comes from the coding sequence GTGGCGATTAGAACAGTGCGTGAGCACGGCGATGAGATTCTGCGCGAGCGGGCACGGCCCGTAAAGCGCTTAGACGATTGGCTTCTGCGATTAGTAGAAGACATGTTTGAGACGATGTACCACTACAACGGAATAGGCTTAGCTGCACCACAGGTTGGCGTCCCCAAGCGCGTTATCGTCATGGATGTCGACGGCATAAAGCTAGCACTTATTAACCCGGAGATAATTGCGTCCGAAGGCGCAAGCGTGGACTTGGAAGGATGCCTAAGTGTGCCCGGGGCCTCTGGCATTGTGAGTCGCAGTGCGAAAGTCGTGGTTCGCGGGCTAAACCTTGACGGCACCGTCAGAGAGATAGAGGCCACGGCTCTACCCGCCCGTTGCCTACAACACGAGATTGACCATCTTGACGGCGTGCTCTTTATCGACAAAGCGATTAATGTCGAGGTGGAGGACGATGAAGACGGTGCTTAG